One genomic window of Niveibacterium sp. SC-1 includes the following:
- a CDS encoding nitrogen fixation protein NifQ, producing MGAPTRDELMALARRADQTVSVALAGVLCSRWQKHGLECLPLYGLDTGATRQLIASHFPGFVTLLPAGALRVPHDFGEALELEDLLYLLLSHRSHADHDNDWLAHAITTACVGADHLWQDMNLPSRAVLSQLLHGFFTVLAERNRKDMKWKKFFYLCLCESAEIRVCKAPSCGACDDYLHCFGPEV from the coding sequence GTGGGCGCCCCCACGCGCGATGAGCTGATGGCCCTGGCGCGGCGTGCGGACCAGACAGTCAGCGTCGCGCTCGCTGGCGTGTTGTGCTCACGCTGGCAAAAGCATGGCCTGGAATGCCTGCCGCTGTACGGCCTCGATACGGGGGCCACGCGCCAGCTGATCGCCAGCCATTTCCCGGGCTTCGTGACGCTCCTGCCGGCCGGCGCCTTGCGCGTGCCACATGACTTCGGTGAAGCGCTGGAGCTTGAAGACCTGCTCTACTTGCTCCTCAGCCATCGCAGCCACGCCGACCACGACAACGACTGGCTCGCCCACGCGATCACCACTGCCTGCGTCGGCGCCGACCACCTCTGGCAGGACATGAACCTGCCCTCCCGCGCCGTGCTCTCGCAACTCCTGCACGGCTTCTTCACCGTGCTGGCCGAACGCAACCGCAAGGACATGAAGTGGAAGAAGTTCTTCTACCTCTGCCTGTGCGAAAGCGCCGAGATCCGCGTCTGCAAGGCCCCGAGTTGCGGGGCCTGTGACGACTATCTGCATTGCTTCGGGCCGGAGGTTTGA
- the fdxB gene encoding ferredoxin III, nif-specific produces the protein MSTFSITLPSGQLWTPRFVTHLNQEKCIGCARCVRVCANDVLELAGVNEDGELVVVDPDSDEDEEYEKKVMTLARKENCVGCQACSKVCPKKCYTHATVEV, from the coding sequence ATGAGTACCTTCTCGATCACGCTGCCGAGCGGGCAGCTGTGGACGCCGCGCTTCGTCACGCACCTGAACCAGGAGAAATGTATCGGCTGCGCGCGCTGCGTGCGCGTCTGTGCGAACGACGTGCTCGAACTGGCTGGCGTCAACGAGGACGGCGAGCTGGTCGTGGTCGACCCGGACAGCGATGAGGACGAGGAATACGAGAAGAAGGTGATGACGCTCGCCCGCAAGGAAAACTGCGTCGGTTGCCAGGCCTGCTCCAAGGTGTGTCCGAAGAAGTGCTACACCCACGCAACCGTGGAAGTCTGA
- a CDS encoding CCE_0567 family metalloprotein encodes MEEVETLKARVKKLNAQATQAKMDLHDLSEDLPTNWEKIMAVAQVAFDAHQSLMAARKDLAAATA; translated from the coding sequence ATGGAAGAAGTTGAAACACTGAAAGCCCGGGTCAAGAAACTCAACGCGCAGGCGACGCAGGCCAAGATGGACCTGCATGACCTCTCTGAGGATCTGCCGACCAACTGGGAAAAGATCATGGCAGTGGCGCAGGTGGCGTTCGACGCGCATCAGTCGCTGATGGCAGCACGCAAGGACTTGGCCGCCGCCACTGCGTGA
- a CDS encoding NifX-associated nitrogen fixation protein: protein MSTETLDLSAEDAAALATPYLTELAKQYRAQDTHGVWDGKSDATLLAPYILSAETRRALPIMGDPDPETLWRIELFFNAVGLAIERATGVMVAPMMKMHHEGFGRMVLIAGRLIVVNKQLRDAHRFGFPTLAKLAEAGAKHVEEGVGMIRKYQDVATYG, encoded by the coding sequence ATGAGCACCGAAACCCTGGACCTGAGCGCCGAGGACGCCGCGGCCCTCGCCACGCCTTACCTCACGGAACTCGCCAAGCAGTACCGCGCACAGGACACCCACGGCGTGTGGGACGGCAAGAGCGACGCGACGCTGCTCGCGCCGTACATCCTCAGCGCTGAAACACGCCGCGCGCTACCGATCATGGGCGATCCGGACCCCGAGACCTTGTGGCGCATCGAGCTCTTCTTCAACGCGGTCGGCCTCGCGATCGAGCGCGCCACCGGGGTGATGGTCGCGCCGATGATGAAGATGCACCACGAGGGCTTCGGCCGCATGGTGCTGATCGCCGGGCGCCTGATCGTGGTGAACAAGCAGCTGCGCGACGCGCATCGATTCGGCTTTCCTACGCTTGCGAAACTGGCCGAGGCCGGCGCGAAGCATGTGGAGGAGGGCGTGGGGATGATCCGCAAGTACCAGGACGTCGCGACCTACGGATAG
- the nifX gene encoding nitrogen fixation protein NifX, producing MKIAFATQDRQRVDAHFGWAKHIAVYDVSTDGYSYLETFDFGGKLDEDGDEDKLAPKLEAIKDVAIVYVAAIGGSAAARVVANKIHPVKVSQPEAIEEILAKLRDVLKGTPPPWLRKALMKDQPQATNFEDE from the coding sequence ATGAAGATCGCTTTCGCAACGCAGGACCGGCAGCGCGTCGACGCGCACTTCGGCTGGGCCAAGCACATCGCCGTCTATGACGTCAGCACGGATGGCTACAGCTACCTCGAGACCTTCGACTTCGGCGGCAAGCTCGATGAAGACGGCGACGAGGACAAGCTCGCACCCAAGCTCGAAGCCATCAAGGACGTCGCCATCGTCTACGTGGCCGCGATCGGCGGCTCGGCGGCAGCGCGCGTCGTGGCCAACAAGATCCACCCGGTCAAGGTAAGCCAACCCGAGGCAATCGAGGAGATCCTCGCCAAGCTGCGCGATGTGCTCAAGGGCACCCCGCCGCCTTGGCTGCGCAAGGCACTGATGAAAGATCAGCCGCAGGCAACCAACTTCGAGGATGAGTGA